The proteins below come from a single Felis catus isolate Fca126 chromosome A1, F.catus_Fca126_mat1.0, whole genome shotgun sequence genomic window:
- the CXCL14 gene encoding C-X-C motif chemokine 14 — MRVLSAALLLLLLALCAARVDGSKCKCSRKGPKIRYSDVKKLEMKPKYPHCEEKMVIITTKSVSRYRGQEHCLHPKLQSTKRFIKWYNAWNEKRRVYEE, encoded by the exons ATGAGGGTCCTGTCAGCCGCGCTACTCCTGCTGCTCCTGGCGCTGTGCGCCGCACGCGTGGACG GGTCCAAATGTAAATGCTCCCGAAAGGGGCCCAAGATTCGATACAGCGACGTGAAGAAGCTGGAAATGAAGCCAAAGTACCCGCACTGCGAGGAGAAGATGGTTAT CATCACCACCAAGAGCGTGTCCAGGTACCGGGGTCAGGAGCACTGCCTGCACCCCAAGCTGCAGAGCACCAAGCGGTTCATCAAGTGGTACAACGCCTGGAACGAGAAACGCAG GGTCTACGAAGAGTAG